One window of the Oscillospiraceae bacterium genome contains the following:
- a CDS encoding DUF3795 domain-containing protein, producing the protein MGICAREYPLFSACGLNCGLCPRFFTDGPSRCPGCGAEGFSQKHPSCGFLSCCRRHEVEYCGLCAEYPCARYDGAEQYDSFITHQNQMKNFEKIKEIGFEAYRVELNRKVTLLNKLLNHFDDGKRKSYYCLAVNLMELEDIELVIQQFTAHGQSDTPKEKAAAAVGLFEKIASKRGVTLKLRKPEPKAEKEAGRKAL; encoded by the coding sequence ATGGGAATCTGCGCAAGAGAGTACCCGCTGTTTTCTGCCTGCGGACTGAACTGCGGCTTGTGTCCGCGTTTTTTTACCGACGGTCCTTCCCGGTGCCCGGGCTGCGGTGCCGAAGGGTTTTCGCAGAAGCACCCTTCGTGCGGCTTTTTATCGTGCTGCCGCCGCCATGAAGTCGAATATTGCGGACTGTGCGCAGAATACCCCTGTGCACGATATGACGGGGCCGAACAATACGATTCCTTTATCACCCATCAAAACCAGATGAAGAATTTCGAAAAGATCAAAGAGATCGGTTTCGAGGCTTATCGGGTTGAACTGAATCGTAAAGTCACACTGTTAAATAAATTACTTAACCATTTCGACGACGGTAAAAGAAAGAGTTATTATTGTCTGGCAGTTAATCTGATGGAGTTGGAAGATATCGAATTGGTGATACAACAGTTTACTGCTCACGGTCAATCCGATACGCCAAAAGAAAAAGCTGCGGCGGCGGTCGGATTATTCGAAAAAATTGCGAGTAAACGCGGAGTGACGCTGAAGCTGCGCAAACCGGAGCCGAAAGCGGAAAAAGAAGCAGGGAGAAAAGCGTTATGA
- a CDS encoding helix-turn-helix transcriptional regulator: MFGGITTSIKINEQIAFLRKQKNITQEELAQALGVTNQSVSKWENGACCPDIALLPEIAAYFGVTTDALLGYKPADSLGDVYLKIKALFQESPAEESFALAFKLGFILHEGAVSRGYKGFVPWDTSRDRIAENGLGQWGFSACSEPEGVSVMKGNTILIANGKIERPVSAAELRDIHSFLQTFENKDTLKVIFGLCELTAKDYSVYITVKELAEACKLPVEDVEHALGELPTQIGTAKDGSEGYRIEGRYMHIPTVLRLLTA; this comes from the coding sequence TTGTTTGGAGGAATAACCACGTCGATTAAAATCAACGAACAGATTGCGTTTTTGCGTAAGCAAAAAAATATCACGCAGGAGGAACTGGCGCAGGCGCTCGGAGTGACCAACCAATCGGTCTCGAAGTGGGAGAACGGCGCTTGCTGCCCCGATATCGCGTTGCTGCCGGAGATTGCCGCCTACTTCGGCGTGACCACCGATGCGCTGCTTGGATATAAACCCGCCGACTCACTCGGGGATGTGTATTTGAAAATCAAGGCCTTGTTTCAGGAGTCGCCCGCCGAGGAGAGTTTTGCGCTGGCGTTCAAGCTGGGATTTATATTGCATGAGGGCGCGGTTTCGAGGGGCTACAAGGGCTTTGTGCCGTGGGACACAAGCCGGGATCGGATCGCTGAGAACGGGCTCGGGCAGTGGGGATTTTCGGCCTGCAGCGAACCCGAGGGTGTTTCGGTGATGAAGGGCAACACCATCTTGATCGCGAACGGCAAGATCGAGCGCCCCGTTTCGGCTGCCGAGCTGCGGGATATCCACAGCTTTTTGCAGACGTTTGAAAACAAAGACACGTTGAAGGTGATTTTCGGGCTCTGCGAACTGACAGCGAAGGATTACAGCGTATACATCACTGTAAAAGAACTTGCCGAGGCTTGCAAATTGCCGGTCGAAGACGTGGAACATGCGCTCGGAGAACTGCCGACCCAAATCGGAACCGCAAAAGACGGGAGCGAGGGATATCGCATCGAGGGCAGGTATATGCATATCCCGACGGTATTGCGGCTGCTCACCGCATAA
- a CDS encoding exodeoxyribonuclease III, translating to MKFISWNVNGLRAVMNKGFPEYFTAADADIFCVQETKMQREQADIEFAGYTSYWNSAEKKGYSGTAVFTRLEPLSVSYDFGTAEHSGEGRVITLEFEQFYFVTVYAPNSQNELARLPYRMLWEDAFRDYLTALDKQKPVIVCGDLNVAHKEIDLKNPKPNMGSAGFTNEEREKLTVLLQSGFVDTFRLLYPNKPNAYTWWSYIFKARERNTGWRIDYFLVSERLANCVQDSIIYSEVIGSDHCPVGLILELPS from the coding sequence ATGAAATTTATCTCATGGAATGTCAACGGCCTGCGCGCCGTCATGAATAAGGGGTTTCCCGAATATTTCACCGCTGCCGACGCCGACATCTTCTGCGTCCAAGAGACCAAGATGCAGCGCGAGCAAGCCGATATCGAATTTGCGGGTTACACGTCCTATTGGAACAGCGCCGAGAAAAAAGGCTACTCCGGCACGGCGGTCTTCACCCGCCTTGAACCGCTCTCCGTCTCCTACGATTTCGGCACCGCCGAACATTCGGGCGAGGGCCGCGTGATCACGCTGGAATTCGAACAGTTTTATTTCGTCACCGTATATGCACCCAACTCTCAAAACGAATTGGCGCGTCTGCCCTATCGGATGCTTTGGGAAGACGCATTCCGTGACTATCTGACCGCGCTCGACAAACAAAAGCCCGTGATTGTCTGCGGCGACCTGAATGTCGCGCATAAAGAGATCGACCTTAAAAATCCCAAGCCGAATATGGGCAGCGCGGGTTTCACCAATGAAGAGCGTGAAAAATTAACTGTTCTTTTGCAGTCCGGTTTTGTCGATACTTTCCGCCTGCTTTATCCCAATAAACCCAATGCTTATACATGGTGGTCTTACATTTTCAAAGCGCGGGAGCGCAACACCGGCTGGCGCATTGACTATTTTCTTGTCTCGGAACGGCTCGCGAACTGCGTCCAAGACAGCATCATCTATTCGGAAGTCATCGGCAGCGACCACTGCCCCGTCGGATTGATTTTAGAATTGCCATCTTAA
- a CDS encoding thiamine diphosphokinase, producing the protein MPTCYIFGAGEHYGPPPVPAPGDLVIAADGGLIYLEQHGLAPDLVVGDFDSLSEKPASGVKTVVLPKKKDDTDMVAALREGKNSGFRVFHIYGGTGGRLDHTLANIQCIADLAQQGCKGYLFDRDAVITAIHNDKLTFPATAQGTVSAFAHTEVCTGVYERGLKYPLTDATLYNTYPLGVSNEFTGVLSEISVREGTLIVIYPKEIKLSF; encoded by the coding sequence ATGCCGACCTGCTACATCTTCGGCGCCGGTGAGCATTACGGCCCGCCGCCCGTTCCCGCTCCCGGCGATCTCGTCATTGCCGCGGACGGCGGCTTGATTTATCTTGAACAGCACGGCCTCGCCCCCGATCTCGTGGTCGGCGATTTCGATTCGCTGTCCGAAAAACCGGCTTCCGGCGTAAAAACCGTCGTCTTGCCTAAAAAAAAAGACGATACCGACATGGTCGCGGCTCTGAGGGAGGGCAAAAATAGCGGTTTTCGCGTGTTTCATATCTACGGCGGCACGGGTGGGCGTCTCGACCATACCCTTGCCAACATCCAGTGCATCGCCGATCTGGCGCAACAGGGCTGCAAAGGGTACCTTTTCGATCGCGACGCGGTAATCACCGCCATCCATAACGACAAACTCACTTTCCCGGCCACTGCGCAAGGGACGGTCTCGGCGTTTGCGCATACGGAAGTTTGCACCGGCGTCTATGAGCGCGGCCTCAAATACCCGCTCACAGACGCGACGCTATATAACACCTACCCCTTAGGAGTCAGCAACGAATTCACCGGCGTGCTCTCCGAAATCTCCGTCCGCGAAGGCACTTTGATTGTGATTTATCCGAAGGAAATAAAGCTATCATTCTGA
- a CDS encoding AraC family transcriptional regulator has product MNGTEIIQKAIDFCEENLTGEITVDELAARSGYSVYHFCRMFQQAVGCGPMEYLRRRRLSEAAVAIASGRDYIKDVGFNWGFNSHENFVRAFRAQFGVTPSLFRQTQSSLNLFHPVKLGERRFEIPGPAVRFTVKPAFKVAGFACRTTFRKGANGKDAPCHWNRYHAERLFEQIGKPTDPATRWDIGMLFDYDEKTRDISYLIGIEVDNFDGVNPECTKLTILSAQYAVFNTPPATTETFVKTIYQTWGYIYGVWFPQTGFTHLKANEFETYFRCCRVSTA; this is encoded by the coding sequence ATGAACGGTACCGAGATCATTCAAAAGGCGATCGACTTTTGTGAGGAAAACCTGACCGGCGAGATCACCGTAGACGAGCTTGCCGCGCGTTCGGGCTATTCGGTCTATCACTTTTGCCGGATGTTTCAACAGGCGGTCGGTTGCGGGCCGATGGAGTATCTGCGCAGGCGGCGTCTGTCCGAGGCCGCCGTCGCCATCGCCTCGGGCAGGGACTACATCAAGGACGTCGGGTTTAACTGGGGGTTCAACTCCCATGAAAATTTTGTGCGGGCGTTTCGGGCGCAATTCGGCGTGACACCATCGCTGTTTCGGCAGACTCAAAGCAGTTTGAATCTGTTTCACCCCGTAAAATTGGGTGAACGGCGGTTTGAAATTCCGGGGCCTGCTGTGCGCTTTACCGTCAAACCCGCTTTCAAGGTCGCGGGATTTGCCTGCCGCACGACTTTCCGAAAGGGCGCGAACGGAAAAGACGCGCCCTGCCACTGGAACCGGTATCATGCTGAGCGGCTTTTTGAGCAGATCGGAAAACCGACCGACCCGGCGACGCGGTGGGACATCGGGATGCTATTCGACTATGACGAAAAAACAAGAGATATTTCTTATTTGATCGGCATTGAAGTCGACAACTTTGACGGTGTAAATCCCGAATGCACCAAGCTGACGATTCTATCGGCGCAATATGCGGTGTTCAACACCCCGCCCGCAACCACCGAAACGTTTGTCAAAACAATTTACCAGACATGGGGTTATATCTACGGTGTATGGTTTCCACAAACGGGGTTTACGCACCTGAAAGCGAATGAATTTGAGACCTATTTCCGCTGCTGCCGGGTCTCGACGGCGTAG
- a CDS encoding DUF2284 domain-containing protein — MNIDKDQIIALGISQHGMISTAKIPFSPEVRKLCEDNACRSYGTTWACPPAVGKMEECRVKCLSYAHALVFNQIFPLEDSFDFEGMRAGHAAFKQTCDKIYELVKQEINDFLLLSNESCNRCEKCTYPDSPCRFPDKLFPSVEGFGILVAGLAETAKINYINGANTVTYFGMLLYND; from the coding sequence ATGAATATTGATAAAGATCAAATAATCGCCCTCGGGATCAGCCAACATGGTATGATTTCAACCGCGAAAATCCCATTTTCGCCGGAAGTGCGCAAACTTTGCGAGGACAACGCCTGCCGCAGCTACGGCACGACTTGGGCTTGTCCGCCCGCCGTCGGCAAGATGGAAGAATGCCGAGTAAAATGTTTGTCCTATGCCCATGCCTTGGTTTTCAATCAGATTTTCCCTCTCGAGGACTCATTTGATTTTGAGGGGATGCGCGCCGGACACGCGGCTTTTAAACAGACCTGCGACAAGATTTATGAACTCGTTAAACAAGAAATAAACGACTTTTTATTGCTTTCGAATGAAAGCTGTAATCGTTGCGAAAAATGTACTTATCCCGACAGCCCCTGCCGTTTCCCCGACAAGCTGTTTCCCTCAGTTGAGGGCTTCGGCATCTTGGTCGCGGGACTCGCCGAAACTGCAAAAATAAACTATATCAACGGCGCAAACACCGTCACCTATTTCGGAATGTTATTATATAACGATTAA
- a CDS encoding carbon-nitrogen hydrolase family protein: MFKVALLQMISAKTQDENLEKGIAWCRTAKAMGADLALFPEMWNNGYVFPSDIEEFKKSAVGRNSDFVSTFAELANELMMAIGITYLEQYEPLPRNTLTVFDRFGRRVLDYSKVHTCDFDAERNLTPGEDFGVSELDIEEGSVKIGAMICYDREFPESARILMLKGAEVILVPNACPMEINRLAQLRTRAFENMLGIATANYAYGQPDCNGHSSAFDGVAYGEIRPGTVESRDMLIVEAGEAEGIYLAAFPMDKIRDYRRREIHGNTYRHPDKYRLLVSEEIKEPFIRRDYRK; this comes from the coding sequence ATGTTCAAAGTGGCTTTGTTACAAATGATTTCGGCGAAGACGCAGGATGAAAATCTCGAAAAGGGGATTGCTTGGTGCAGAACGGCTAAGGCAATGGGGGCTGATCTGGCGCTGTTTCCCGAGATGTGGAATAATGGGTATGTGTTTCCGTCCGATATCGAAGAATTCAAAAAGAGCGCCGTTGGAAGAAATAGTGATTTTGTCAGTACTTTTGCCGAATTGGCAAACGAATTGATGATGGCAATCGGGATTACATACCTTGAACAATACGAGCCGCTACCGAGAAACACGCTGACGGTGTTTGATCGTTTCGGCAGGCGGGTATTGGATTATTCGAAAGTGCACACCTGCGATTTCGATGCCGAGCGAAATCTGACGCCGGGTGAGGACTTTGGGGTGTCGGAGTTGGATATCGAAGAAGGCAGCGTGAAGATCGGGGCTATGATCTGCTATGATCGGGAATTTCCCGAGAGCGCAAGGATTTTAATGCTCAAGGGCGCGGAGGTTATCTTGGTGCCGAACGCCTGTCCGATGGAAATCAACCGGCTTGCTCAGCTCCGGACGAGGGCTTTTGAGAACATGCTCGGGATTGCAACGGCGAACTATGCTTACGGTCAACCCGATTGCAACGGGCATTCTTCGGCTTTCGACGGGGTTGCCTATGGGGAAATCCGTCCCGGAACGGTCGAATCTAGGGATATGCTGATCGTCGAGGCGGGCGAGGCAGAGGGGATTTATCTTGCGGCGTTCCCGATGGATAAAATTCGCGATTACAGGCGGCGCGAAATTCACGGCAACACCTACCGGCACCCGGACAAATACCGCCTGCTGGTCTCGGAGGAGATAAAAGAACCGTTTATTAGAAGGGACTACAGAAAATGA
- a CDS encoding endospore germination permease, protein MGKEVITAKQAIAMLVMFELGSALIHATHARDNQDFWLSYLAATVFALFTFFIYSRIMILYPGKNLLDINRELFGKVAGSIIFATYIFYAFSLGAFVTRHFTEVIQITSLPETPQYAFAICIILTCIYITRNGVETFGRWCLFALPVIIAIFSLTVVVSAYLFDFQNLKPVLQSDAFLIADNAFNNYSLPFGESVVFLLVIDSLNFRKKTLKVFYIGLILGAFLIAVATLRNILVLGMENIQLLTSASISAVSIIQLTSYLERIEIIVIINLIICGIAKIAVCLAGAVRGTAKLLNLNSERQLAAPIGLLMLMLSINVFKNAMQLNEWFDVYRWIFLPVQVLFPLVTWVIAEIKTKVHKNKRVKAVEQEN, encoded by the coding sequence TTGGGAAAAGAAGTGATCACGGCGAAACAGGCGATTGCGATGCTGGTCATGTTCGAATTGGGCAGCGCTTTGATTCACGCCACCCATGCGAGAGACAATCAGGACTTTTGGCTCTCCTATCTTGCCGCAACGGTTTTTGCGTTGTTTACCTTTTTCATATATAGCCGTATTATGATCCTCTACCCGGGGAAAAACCTGCTGGACATCAACAGGGAACTGTTCGGGAAAGTCGCGGGAAGCATCATTTTCGCAACTTATATCTTTTACGCATTCTCTCTCGGCGCTTTTGTGACGCGGCATTTCACGGAGGTCATTCAGATAACATCTTTGCCGGAAACGCCGCAATATGCGTTTGCGATTTGTATCATTCTCACCTGTATTTATATCACGAGAAACGGGGTCGAGACCTTCGGGCGCTGGTGTTTGTTCGCGCTTCCGGTCATTATTGCAATTTTCTCACTGACAGTAGTCGTTTCGGCTTATCTGTTTGATTTTCAAAACTTAAAACCTGTTTTGCAGAGTGACGCATTTTTAATAGCGGATAATGCGTTTAATAATTATTCACTGCCGTTCGGAGAGAGCGTCGTGTTCCTTTTGGTGATTGATTCCCTGAATTTCCGTAAAAAAACGCTGAAAGTTTTTTATATCGGCTTGATATTGGGGGCATTCTTAATTGCGGTTGCGACGTTGAGAAATATCCTGGTTCTCGGCATGGAAAACATTCAACTTCTGACCAGCGCATCAATCAGCGCCGTCAGCATTATTCAATTGACCTCCTATTTAGAGCGAATTGAAATAATCGTCATCATAAATCTGATCATCTGCGGAATTGCCAAGATTGCGGTGTGCTTGGCGGGAGCCGTGAGAGGGACCGCGAAGCTTTTAAATCTCAATTCCGAAAGACAGCTTGCTGCCCCAATCGGACTGTTGATGCTGATGCTTTCGATCAACGTTTTTAAAAACGCCATGCAGCTGAACGAATGGTTCGACGTCTACAGATGGATTTTTCTCCCGGTTCAGGTGCTCTTTCCCCTTGTGACTTGGGTCATTGCGGAAATTAAAACGAAAGTTCATAAGAACAAAAGAGTAAAGGCTGTCGAACAAGAGAATTAA
- a CDS encoding Ger(x)C family spore germination protein yields MKKRAVLFLLIVLCLVTTGCWNYREINMLSIVAGVGVDRDAASGDYVLYIEIIESGSASKGQSSPEGKIVETRGKTVFDAVRNTIQVSGKRLFWSHAQCIIVGEGLARQGLLDVLDWFYRDAEIRLTTHLLVAKDASVKDIMTSKGIVNEILSYEINDKIDNSDNVEKYTRVQLYKVIKMLESEVPYAFAPCVTMKPQDEMKSADICGTAIFKGDILVGYLDSEDTKYFLYVIDKVKGGLLVNYNYQNDPIADITLEVFDNKTTVKPVFSDGILAVGISTETEAAIGESGPNASYADIAGMTALTEDMQLFLQENIIRVVQKVQNEFDTDIFGFGQLVYAEKPDIWKQYKDDWDNGFKNLQFSVTCKIKIRNSAQAGKSLKDQQ; encoded by the coding sequence ATGAAAAAGCGGGCGGTATTGTTTTTGTTGATTGTTCTCTGCCTGGTTACGACCGGTTGTTGGAATTACAGGGAAATCAATATGCTTTCCATCGTTGCGGGGGTCGGCGTTGACCGCGACGCTGCCTCCGGTGATTATGTTTTATATATCGAGATTATAGAGTCCGGCTCGGCTTCGAAAGGCCAGTCGTCACCGGAAGGCAAAATTGTGGAGACCAGAGGAAAAACCGTGTTCGATGCGGTTCGGAATACGATTCAGGTCTCCGGAAAACGACTGTTTTGGAGTCACGCGCAATGCATCATTGTTGGTGAGGGTCTGGCGAGGCAGGGGCTTCTTGATGTGCTCGACTGGTTTTACCGGGATGCCGAAATACGTCTGACCACACATCTGCTGGTCGCAAAGGATGCATCGGTAAAAGACATTATGACTTCCAAAGGCATCGTCAACGAAATTTTGTCTTATGAAATCAACGATAAAATCGATAATTCGGACAATGTTGAAAAATATACAAGGGTTCAATTATATAAAGTCATAAAAATGCTTGAATCGGAGGTCCCTTACGCCTTTGCTCCCTGCGTTACAATGAAGCCGCAGGATGAGATGAAGTCGGCGGATATCTGCGGGACCGCGATTTTCAAAGGGGATATCCTCGTGGGTTATTTGGATTCGGAGGATACGAAATATTTTTTATATGTCATCGATAAAGTTAAGGGAGGTTTGTTGGTCAACTACAATTATCAAAACGACCCAATTGCGGATATCACCCTGGAGGTGTTCGACAACAAAACCACGGTCAAACCCGTTTTCAGTGACGGCATTTTAGCCGTTGGTATCAGCACCGAGACCGAGGCGGCGATCGGGGAAAGCGGGCCAAATGCAAGCTACGCCGATATAGCGGGTATGACGGCTCTGACGGAAGACATGCAGCTGTTTTTGCAAGAAAACATCATCCGCGTCGTTCAAAAGGTGCAAAATGAATTCGACACCGACATCTTCGGGTTCGGGCAACTGGTTTATGCGGAAAAGCCCGACATTTGGAAGCAATATAAAGACGATTGGGATAACGGTTTCAAGAATCTGCAGTTCAGCGTGACCTGCAAAATCAAAATCAGGAACAGCGCCCAGGCCGGAAAAAGTTTAAAGGATCAACAGTAA
- a CDS encoding spore germination protein — translation MFLDKWLHKNDKNPGTKITENAEKLIEGGLSDKLEDNIELFQKLFANDDTFIVRKFENRNNPDICCCLMSMDGMINVSIINENIIRPVTAYEDKKEGDLFKTLSEQVVQSNDVTASEDINKMLEAILYGDTLLFVDGYKRAMIINTKGWPSRSIAEPDLEKVFLGPKEGFTEAIMQNVAMVRRKIQINDLKFKFRTVGARTRTKVCICYIKGIAQESILTELEKRLDTIDIDGILDSEYIREFITDAPLSIFNTIYRTERPDTVAGKLLEGRYAVIVDGTPVVLTLPCLFIENIQTNEDYYLQFQASSFNRILRIIALFITTCLPAIYLSLITFHQELIPTTLLTSIYSARQGVPFPSVIELLGLIIIFDVIREAGTRMPSTIGQAFSIVGALVLGQAAVDAKFISAPIVIIVAFAGITSLMLPKMINTIIIIRLLLIIISALMGLYGFLFLFTGILVHAFSLHSFGVPFMSYIRTFDRGDLKDTMIRMPWWLMNYRPRLIANDRKRQKKEDKRT, via the coding sequence TTGTTTTTGGATAAATGGCTGCACAAAAACGATAAAAATCCGGGGACAAAAATAACTGAAAACGCGGAGAAGTTGATCGAAGGCGGTTTGTCCGATAAACTTGAAGATAATATCGAGCTCTTTCAAAAGCTTTTTGCAAATGACGATACCTTTATCGTTAGAAAATTCGAAAACAGAAACAACCCCGATATCTGCTGCTGCCTGATGTCCATGGACGGCATGATCAACGTGAGCATCATCAATGAAAATATCATCAGGCCGGTTACTGCTTATGAAGATAAAAAAGAAGGGGATTTGTTCAAAACATTATCCGAGCAGGTGGTTCAGTCAAACGATGTCACCGCCTCGGAAGATATCAATAAAATGCTTGAGGCAATTCTTTACGGCGATACGCTTTTATTTGTCGACGGTTACAAGCGCGCAATGATCATCAATACCAAAGGATGGCCGTCGAGAAGCATCGCGGAACCGGATTTGGAAAAAGTGTTCCTCGGCCCCAAAGAGGGATTTACCGAAGCTATTATGCAAAATGTCGCCATGGTGCGCAGAAAAATCCAGATAAACGATTTGAAATTTAAATTTCGTACGGTCGGCGCGAGAACCCGCACGAAGGTCTGTATTTGTTATATCAAGGGCATCGCGCAGGAATCGATCTTAACGGAATTGGAAAAACGTCTCGATACCATCGATATAGACGGTATATTGGATTCGGAATACATCAGGGAATTTATCACTGACGCGCCGTTATCTATATTCAATACCATTTATCGGACCGAGAGGCCGGATACCGTCGCGGGCAAACTGCTGGAGGGCAGGTATGCCGTGATTGTTGACGGAACTCCCGTGGTCCTTACGCTGCCCTGCTTATTTATAGAAAACATACAGACAAACGAGGATTACTACCTGCAGTTTCAGGCCTCTTCATTTAATCGGATTCTGCGTATTATCGCTTTGTTCATCACAACCTGTCTACCCGCTATTTATCTCAGTTTAATCACTTTTCACCAAGAGCTGATTCCGACAACTCTGCTCACAAGTATTTATTCGGCTAGGCAAGGGGTTCCGTTCCCGAGCGTCATTGAGCTGCTCGGGCTCATCATCATATTCGATGTTATTCGCGAGGCCGGAACGCGGATGCCTTCGACAATCGGCCAAGCCTTTTCAATTGTGGGGGCTCTCGTATTGGGACAGGCGGCCGTCGACGCAAAATTCATCAGCGCGCCCATTGTGATCATTGTCGCGTTCGCCGGCATCACCAGTTTGATGTTGCCCAAAATGATCAACACGATTATCATCATACGGCTTTTATTGATTATTATTTCTGCGCTTATGGGGTTATACGGTTTTCTGTTCTTGTTTACCGGAATTTTAGTGCATGCGTTCAGCCTTCATTCGTTCGGCGTCCCATTTATGTCCTATATCAGGACCTTCGACAGGGGAGACTTGAAAGATACGATGATCCGTATGCCCTGGTGGCTGATGAATTACCGCCCGAGATTGATTGCGAATGACAGGAAAAGACAAAAAAAAGAGGATAAGCGCACATGA